ATGAAGTCACCGATCTCCTCCAACATCTCATCCGAAACGCGTGCGTGAACGACGGCCACGAAACATCCGGTCATGAATTTCGCAGCGCCGATGTACTCGAGTCATACCTCGAAGGAAGCGGCGTCGAGCTTGAGCGTTACGAGCCCGCACCGGGACGCACGAGCCTCGTCGGTCGGATCGAAGGCAGCGATCCGAACGCCCCCACTCTTCTTCTCATGGGACACACCGACGTCGTCCCGGCGAACGCCCAGGGGTGGCGGCACGACCCCTTTGGCGGGGAACTTATCGACGGCGAGGTATGGGGACGCGGGGCCGTCGACATGCTCAACCTCACCGCGTCGATGGCCGTAGCCACCAAGCACTTGGCGCGGGGTCGTTTTCGACCCAGGGGCACCCTGATCTACCTCGCCGTGGCCGACGAGGAGGCCCTTGGCACGCTCGGGGCCGAGCACCTCGTGGCCCATGAAGCTGATGCGGTGCGGGCTGACTACGTCATCACCGAGTCCGGCGGCATCCCCATCCCGAGCCCCACGGGGCTAAAATTTCCCGTCATCGTTGGCGAGAAGGGCAGTTTCTGGGTGACCCTGCGAATCACGGGCACGCCCGGCCACGGATCCCAGCCCTACAAGACAGACAACGCGCTGGTGACCACGGCGTCGGTGGTGCAGCGGATAGCCGAGTACCAACCCCGTACGGAGATTCACGATATTTGGCGCCGGTTCCTGGAGGGAATGGATTACCCGGAGGAAATCGTGGGTCCGCTGCTAGACCCCACACGTTTCGTCGAGGCCTGCGACAGCCTCCCGGTGGGCATGGCCCGCCAGTTCCACGCCTGCACGCACACTACCTTCGCCCCCACCATCGCCCAAGGCGGAACCAAGATCAACGTCATCCCCGACCGCGTCGAATTACAGATCGACATTCGTACCCTTCCGGGCCAGGGCAACTCCGAAGTGCGCGCCATGCTCGACGAGGCCCTCGGCGATCTAGCGCCCAAGGTTGAACTCATCACCTTCGCCGATGATCCCTCCACCGCCTCGCCCATCGAGACACCACTATGGGACGCGCTCAGCCGTGTAACCGAGCAGTTCTACACCGGTTCAAAGATTGTCCCGTTTATGACCGTCGGGGCCACTGACGCCCGATTCTTTCGTCGCCTCGGCACAACGTCGTACGGCTTCGGGTTGTTTTCAGAACACCTCTCGTTTGAGGACTACGGCGCGATGTTCCACGGCGACAACGAACGAATCGACGTTGAGTCGCTCCGGCTCAGTACCGCAATGTGGGAAGCCCTGGCGCAGGACATGCTGACATGAGGTTCAAGGCGGTGTTCTTCGACTTCGGCGGTGTCGTGCTGTCCAGCCCCTTCGAGGCGTTCAACCGCTACGAAACCTCCCGCGGCCTCCCGATCGACTTCATCCGCACCGTGAACGCCACCAACCCGAACACCAACGCGTGGGCTCGCTTCGAACGAAACGAAGTTCCTTTTGACCAGTTTTGTGATGAGTTCGAAGCGGAATGCCGCGCGGCGGGGCACCCGGTGGTGGCGCGTGAGGTCCTGCCCCTTCTCGCTGGCGAAATCCGGCCCGCCATGATGCAGGCCATTCGTTGCTGCCGCCCGCGACTCATCACCGCCTGCCTTACGAACAACTGGGCCAGGTTCGATGACGGCCCCGCCGATCAGACATCCAGTGGCTCCGCGAAGGCATTGGCCTTGTTTCACCATGTCGTCGAGTCCAGCAAGGTGGGCGTGCGCAAACCGGACCCCCGCTTTTACGAGTTGGCCTGCGAGACGTGTGCCGTGGAGCCCAGCGAGGTGGTGTTCCTTGACGACCTCGGGGTGAACCTGAAACCGGCCGCCGCCCTGGGCATGACCACCATCAAAGTGATCGACCCAAGTGAGGCGCTGCGCCAACTCGAGGATCTGGTGGGCTTCCCCCTGGCCTGAGGCCCGGGGGCCGACGTTCGGGGCCGGTGTCTCAGGAACCCCCCAACCACCCGGTGGCGATCAGGGGAAATCGAGGACCTGGGCCAGGAGCTGGGCCTGCTCCTGGGCGTGCACGGCGTGGGAACCAGCGGCCGGGCTCCCCGATTCAAACCGTGACACCCGATGGATCGAATGGGTGTCGCCGAACCGGTCCTCGAGCCGGCCCTTCACAAAGTTCCAGGCGCCCATGTTCTCCGGCTCCTCCTGGAGCCACACCAGGTCCGCAGCTCCGGGGTATCGGGCCACGATGTCGTCGAGTTGTTCGAACGGCCAGGGATAGAGCTGCTCAACCCGAACCACCGCCACCGGTGCGCCAGTCGCATCACGGGCCGCCATCGCGTCGTGGGCCACCTTCCCGCAGGCCAGCACCACCCGACGCACCGCCGCCACGTCGGGCACGCCGGGGTCGTCGAGTGTCTCGTGGAACGAGCCCGTGAGGAGCTCTTCCACGGGCGACCGCATCACTTTGGCCCGCAACAGAGACTTAGGCGTGAACAGCACGAGCGGTTTACGCACCGAGCGGCGCACCTGGCGTCGCAAGAGGTGGAACAACTGCGAAGCCTGGGTGACGTTGGCCACTTGGATGTTGTCCTCGGCGCAGAGCGTGAGGAAGCGCTCAATGCGAGCGGAGGAGTGCTCCGGACCCTGGCCTTCGTACCCGTGAGGGAGGTACATCACGAGACCAGAGGTCTGGTTCCACTTGTCCTCGGCAGCCACCAGGAACTGGTCGACGATGGTGGAGGCGCCGTTCCAGAAATCACCGAACTGTGCTTCCCAGATCACCAGCGACTGCTTGGCCACCACCGAATAGCCGTATTCAAACCCGAGGGCGGCGTACTCCGATAACAGCGAGTCGTAGATCCAAAACTTCCCGTGCCCGGCACCGAGATGAGCCAACGGCGTGTATTCGTTGCCGTTGGTGCAGTCGATCAGCACGGAGTGACGGTGGCTAAAGGTGCCCCGTCGAGTGTCCTGGCCTGCGATGCGCAGATCGGTGCCCTCGACGAGGAGGGAGCCGTAGGCCATGGCTTCGGCCAGGGCCCAGTCCACCATCCCTTCCTGGAACATGGCGTCGCGCGCCTCGAACTGCTTGAGCAGTTTCGGATGAACCTGAAATGATTCCGGGTGGGTGGACAAAGCACCATAAATATTCTCGACCATCTCCCGGGCCACCCCAGTGGCGATCGGGGGCAGCACACCCGCCGCCGGCCCGGGGACCTGCGCCATCGCCTCAACCTCCGGCGCCGATTGGCGGGTCTCTTCCAGGGCCGATTGCAGCCGCCCCTGGAAGTCATCAAGGGCAACCTCAGCCTCTTCCAGGGAAAGTTGGCCCCGCTTCACCAGTGCCTCCGTGAACAGTTTCCGCACCGACCGCCGCTCCTGGATCTTGGCGTACATGAGCGGCTGGGTGTAGCTCGGATCATCGCCCTCGTTGTGTCCGTGCCGCCGGTAGCAAACGATGTCAACCACCACGTCCTTGCGGAACCGTTGCCGATAGGCAAACGCCAACCGAGCCACTCGCACACAGGCCTCAGGGTCGTCGCCATTTACGTGAAAAATCGGGGCCTGGATAATCTTGGCCACATCGGTGGAGTAGAAGCCCGATCGAGCCGATTCCGGGGTGGTCGTGAAGCCGATCTGGTTATTCACCACCACGTGCACGGTGCCGCCCACGCGGTACCCCTTGATGTCGCTCATGTTCAGCGTTTCGGCCACCACGCCTTGGCCGGCGAAGGCGGCGTCGCCATGCATGAGGATGGGCAGCACGGAGAACCCCTCGGGTTCGTTGATGGCGTCCTGCATGGCGCGCACCATCCCCACTACCACTGGGTCGACCGCTTCGAGATGACTGGGGTTGGCGGCGAGCTCGACGGTGATGTCCTCACCGGAGCGGGCCACGAACTTCCCCGACTGGCCGAGGTGGTACTTGACGTCGCCGGAGCCCTGCATCGAATCCGGATCCACCTGACCCTCGAACTCCTTGAAGATCTGGTCGTAGCTCTTACCCACGATATTGGTGAGCACGTTGAGGCGACCCCGATGAGGCATGCCCACCACCGACCCGGCCAGGCCGGCCTCTGCGGCCGCTTCGAGGACC
The sequence above is a segment of the Acidimicrobiia bacterium genome. Coding sequences within it:
- a CDS encoding M20/M25/M40 family metallo-hydrolase; translation: MTNEVTDLLQHLIRNACVNDGHETSGHEFRSADVLESYLEGSGVELERYEPAPGRTSLVGRIEGSDPNAPTLLLMGHTDVVPANAQGWRHDPFGGELIDGEVWGRGAVDMLNLTASMAVATKHLARGRFRPRGTLIYLAVADEEALGTLGAEHLVAHEADAVRADYVITESGGIPIPSPTGLKFPVIVGEKGSFWVTLRITGTPGHGSQPYKTDNALVTTASVVQRIAEYQPRTEIHDIWRRFLEGMDYPEEIVGPLLDPTRFVEACDSLPVGMARQFHACTHTTFAPTIAQGGTKINVIPDRVELQIDIRTLPGQGNSEVRAMLDEALGDLAPKVELITFADDPSTASPIETPLWDALSRVTEQFYTGSKIVPFMTVGATDARFFRRLGTTSYGFGLFSEHLSFEDYGAMFHGDNERIDVESLRLSTAMWEALAQDMLT
- a CDS encoding HAD family hydrolase, translated to MRFKAVFFDFGGVVLSSPFEAFNRYETSRGLPIDFIRTVNATNPNTNAWARFERNEVPFDQFCDEFEAECRAAGHPVVAREVLPLLAGEIRPAMMQAIRCCRPRLITACLTNNWARFDDGPADQTSSGSAKALALFHHVVESSKVGVRKPDPRFYELACETCAVEPSEVVFLDDLGVNLKPAAALGMTTIKVIDPSEALRQLEDLVGFPLA
- a CDS encoding multifunctional oxoglutarate decarboxylase/oxoglutarate dehydrogenase thiamine pyrophosphate-binding subunit/dihydrolipoyllysine-residue succinyltransferase subunit; this encodes MTSPAGLSVPCGWPWLKVQRAVRSAATLPGVAPELPSSGNPSASALGPNAWLVDEMHEQYLIDPTSVSESWQDFFLDYRRDADPQATAASPLPVVAVPATPAATPVSVGEPLRGAAARIVANMEASLGVPTATSFRAVPAKLLEVNRRIINGYLGRTRGGKVSFTHLIGYAVVKAINDTAPVMNASYREDADGNPRVVRHENVSLGIAVDLQKSDGSRTLLVPVVRNASGLDFRGFWGAYEEMIRKVRANKLSPDDFAGTTVTLTNPGTIGTQQSVPRLMPGQGLIVGVGSLDYPPEWKAADPVTLAELGISKVITISSTYDHRIIQGAESGLFLKRIEDLLLGVDGFYDEVFRALGVPYEAVQWRRDVNPIDRDRSMLEKQMAVANLIRVHRVRGHLIADLDPLRWKEPEMPSELDPATYGLTIWDLDREFLTGGLAGGERLALGDILHVLRDAYCRTIGIEYMHIQDPLEQEWIQQQVEGVSPELDLDDQRYILERLNAAEAFEKFLATKYVGQKRFGLEGAESVIPVLDAVLEAAAEAGLAGSVVGMPHRGRLNVLTNIVGKSYDQIFKEFEGQVDPDSMQGSGDVKYHLGQSGKFVARSGEDITVELAANPSHLEAVDPVVVGMVRAMQDAINEPEGFSVLPILMHGDAAFAGQGVVAETLNMSDIKGYRVGGTVHVVVNNQIGFTTTPESARSGFYSTDVAKIIQAPIFHVNGDDPEACVRVARLAFAYRQRFRKDVVVDIVCYRRHGHNEGDDPSYTQPLMYAKIQERRSVRKLFTEALVKRGQLSLEEAEVALDDFQGRLQSALEETRQSAPEVEAMAQVPGPAAGVLPPIATGVAREMVENIYGALSTHPESFQVHPKLLKQFEARDAMFQEGMVDWALAEAMAYGSLLVEGTDLRIAGQDTRRGTFSHRHSVLIDCTNGNEYTPLAHLGAGHGKFWIYDSLLSEYAALGFEYGYSVVAKQSLVIWEAQFGDFWNGASTIVDQFLVAAEDKWNQTSGLVMYLPHGYEGQGPEHSSARIERFLTLCAEDNIQVANVTQASQLFHLLRRQVRRSVRKPLVLFTPKSLLRAKVMRSPVEELLTGSFHETLDDPGVPDVAAVRRVVLACGKVAHDAMAARDATGAPVAVVRVEQLYPWPFEQLDDIVARYPGAADLVWLQEEPENMGAWNFVKGRLEDRFGDTHSIHRVSRFESGSPAAGSHAVHAQEQAQLLAQVLDFP